A genomic window from Microbacterium sp. H1-D42 includes:
- a CDS encoding PadR family transcriptional regulator, whose translation MTLSRIILGFLAVQPMTGYDLMRAFGTSAAYFWHADKAQIYRTLARLVEKGLARIEVVAGTSAPDRIVHHITDQGREALRVWLVASPERQAPRDAFIARLFFAGQLDDDELSALIDSRAAEVMVARAALSAIRAETPHPDPGSDRSGWLRSMTLSQGLREHDDHLEWLDALRSGIRAEKGS comes from the coding sequence ATGACACTGTCCCGCATCATCCTCGGCTTCCTCGCCGTTCAGCCGATGACCGGTTACGACCTCATGCGCGCCTTCGGGACGTCAGCGGCATACTTCTGGCATGCCGACAAGGCGCAGATCTATCGGACGCTCGCGAGACTGGTCGAGAAGGGCCTTGCCCGCATCGAGGTCGTGGCAGGAACGAGTGCCCCTGACCGCATCGTCCACCACATCACCGACCAGGGACGAGAGGCGCTGCGGGTGTGGCTCGTCGCCTCGCCGGAGCGGCAGGCACCCCGCGACGCCTTCATCGCCCGGTTGTTTTTCGCCGGACAGCTGGATGACGACGAGCTGTCCGCGTTGATCGATTCTCGCGCGGCGGAGGTCATGGTCGCTCGGGCCGCGCTCAGTGCCATCCGTGCAGAGACCCCGCATCCGGACCCGGGTTCCGACCGCTCGGGGTGGTTGCGTTCCATGACTCTGAGCCAGGGCCTGCGCGAGCATGACGATCACCTCGAATGGCTCGATGCGCTCCGATCCGGCATCAGGGCGGAGAAGGGCTCGTGA
- a CDS encoding ABC transporter permease: MSGRLALLTRGALTSPTLSAFLIIVIAALSYLGVAAPALIADGRTATIQRAVESLPPLAQWPSATTPGLPAFGNSSDGEQGVWGTALDALERKRQEQPEPLRSQLSTPRLMMMIDPAATIDNDPDRTEPVPNNKVGLVSTPGLLERAEVVAGRLPRLTDPADGVEIVLTEGVAAQLGWPVGTERSSGTLTLTLTGLVDPPADDAGDWTFVPGAVDPLVEVLPSGDRVLVVAAFMHVDEAAGMIDQLPDFKTTAWMPFDSSAVDESTAEQTAAQLRLFAADPVRIPMYAPGFNDRGLQFSSSLPATIDEGVVRGEAMTAVVTVAAVGPVAVALVVLALVSRLIAVRRVATSRVLRARGASTARLIALLGGEGAVLGVLGASIGAGIAALAHGWSGWWVLLVPGALAAVPALALPWGALTEAERRGRHDLGEKSRAGSMSGMLQILILVVTGLFAVLVVAREGAGGVDPLLLALPVLLGAAGSILTLRLLPVLLLFAERRGRRRTSLSALLGPARARRGAVARTAPVLAVVIGVAVTVFSVAFAATVSAGIARSAAMVVGADVRVVAAHITDEAAQRVAALDGVAASAALRSDAAVSASVGTQTVRTRVYTIDRDDFTAVQRDSVTAIPLPEALTSTSDGAVPVVASERLLDRLGIDDPDDAQIEISGHPVRVVATTSSLVPFGTAEQWVIVDSANAAALGQRGSGAPQLYLAVTPGSDPDAVGAAAVESLGGDATYETPAGVAAVRAEDPGFDAVRSALLAASGIVAVLLVVAVIAMLLLSAPSRARMLAMLRTLGYRHRAGRLVTWEVAPALLLALPFGVGAGIGLAWLVIPQLDLRGFVGGTAQPAVQLGGVWVVAIVVGFGVVVSVAVAAAAVLASRLGAADAIRADDELGL, from the coding sequence ATGAGCGGTCGTCTCGCGCTGCTCACCCGGGGAGCGCTAACCTCGCCGACACTGTCGGCGTTCCTCATCATCGTGATCGCGGCGCTGTCGTATCTCGGCGTCGCAGCCCCCGCTCTGATCGCCGACGGACGCACGGCCACGATCCAGCGGGCAGTCGAATCCCTGCCGCCGCTTGCGCAATGGCCATCCGCGACGACGCCAGGCCTGCCGGCGTTCGGCAACTCGTCAGACGGCGAGCAGGGGGTGTGGGGCACGGCCCTGGATGCGCTGGAGCGGAAGCGGCAGGAGCAGCCAGAGCCGCTGCGCAGTCAGCTGAGCACACCGCGCCTGATGATGATGATCGATCCTGCTGCGACCATCGACAACGATCCCGACCGCACTGAGCCCGTGCCGAACAACAAGGTCGGGCTCGTGTCCACCCCAGGACTCCTCGAGCGCGCGGAGGTGGTCGCGGGCAGGCTGCCGCGGCTCACCGATCCCGCCGACGGCGTCGAGATCGTTCTCACCGAGGGTGTCGCCGCGCAGCTGGGCTGGCCGGTCGGCACGGAGCGCAGCTCGGGCACGCTGACGCTCACGCTCACGGGACTCGTCGATCCGCCGGCAGACGATGCCGGCGACTGGACGTTCGTCCCCGGCGCCGTCGATCCTCTCGTCGAGGTGCTGCCGAGCGGAGACCGCGTCCTCGTCGTCGCCGCCTTCATGCACGTCGACGAGGCGGCAGGGATGATCGATCAGCTGCCCGACTTCAAGACGACGGCGTGGATGCCGTTCGACAGCTCAGCCGTCGACGAGAGCACGGCCGAGCAGACGGCGGCCCAGCTGCGACTGTTCGCCGCCGATCCCGTGCGCATCCCGATGTACGCACCGGGCTTCAACGATCGCGGACTGCAGTTCAGCTCGTCCCTCCCTGCGACCATCGACGAAGGCGTCGTTCGAGGTGAGGCGATGACGGCCGTGGTCACCGTCGCCGCTGTCGGACCCGTCGCCGTCGCGCTGGTCGTGCTCGCGCTCGTGAGCCGTCTGATCGCGGTACGACGTGTGGCAACGAGCCGGGTATTGCGGGCGCGCGGCGCCTCCACGGCTCGTCTGATCGCGCTGCTGGGTGGCGAGGGCGCGGTGTTGGGAGTGCTCGGCGCATCGATCGGTGCCGGCATCGCCGCACTCGCACACGGGTGGTCGGGTTGGTGGGTGCTGCTCGTGCCAGGAGCGCTGGCCGCTGTGCCCGCCCTCGCACTGCCATGGGGCGCGCTGACAGAGGCAGAGCGTCGCGGACGCCACGACCTCGGCGAGAAATCTCGCGCAGGATCGATGTCGGGGATGCTGCAGATCCTCATCCTCGTGGTGACGGGGCTGTTCGCCGTTCTGGTCGTGGCGCGGGAGGGTGCAGGAGGCGTCGATCCGCTGCTGCTCGCCCTGCCGGTGCTGTTGGGAGCCGCCGGCAGCATCCTCACCCTGCGTCTGCTGCCGGTGCTGCTGCTGTTCGCCGAGCGCCGCGGTCGTCGTCGCACCTCGCTCTCGGCCCTGCTCGGCCCGGCGCGCGCGCGGCGGGGTGCTGTGGCGCGGACCGCACCGGTGCTGGCCGTCGTGATCGGAGTGGCCGTCACCGTGTTCTCGGTCGCGTTCGCGGCCACCGTCTCGGCAGGCATCGCCCGCTCTGCTGCGATGGTCGTCGGCGCGGATGTGCGGGTCGTGGCGGCCCACATCACGGATGAGGCAGCGCAGCGGGTCGCCGCGCTGGATGGCGTGGCGGCGTCGGCGGCGCTGCGCAGTGACGCTGCCGTGTCGGCATCCGTCGGCACGCAGACTGTGCGAACGCGCGTCTACACGATCGACCGTGACGACTTCACGGCCGTGCAGCGCGATTCCGTCACGGCGATTCCGCTCCCCGAAGCTCTGACCAGCACCTCAGACGGTGCCGTCCCAGTCGTCGCGTCTGAACGACTGCTCGACAGGCTCGGCATCGATGATCCGGATGACGCGCAGATCGAGATCTCGGGACACCCCGTGCGCGTCGTCGCGACGACGTCGTCGCTGGTGCCGTTCGGCACTGCTGAGCAGTGGGTGATCGTCGACAGTGCGAACGCCGCGGCACTGGGCCAGCGCGGCTCCGGTGCGCCGCAGCTGTATCTTGCCGTGACCCCGGGATCGGACCCGGATGCTGTCGGTGCGGCCGCCGTCGAATCGCTGGGCGGCGATGCCACGTACGAGACTCCGGCTGGGGTCGCCGCGGTGCGCGCGGAGGATCCCGGCTTCGACGCGGTGCGGTCGGCTCTGCTGGCGGCAAGCGGCATCGTGGCGGTGCTGCTGGTCGTGGCGGTGATCGCGATGCTGCTGCTGAGCGCCCCATCGCGTGCGCGGATGCTCGCGATGCTGCGCACACTCGGCTACCGACATCGCGCCGGCCGGTTGGTGACCTGGGAGGTGGCGCCGGCGCTGCTGCTCGCGCTGCCCTTCGGAGTGGGGGCCGGGATCGGATTGGCCTGGCTGGTGATCCCGCAATTGGATCTGCGCGGCTTCGTCGGCGGGACGGCACAGCCGGCCGTGCAGCTCGGTGGTGTCTGGGTCGTCGCGATCGTGGTCGGTTTCGGGGTCGTGGTCTCCGTGGCCGTGGCCGCGGCGGCCGTGCTGGCGTCGCGACTCGGGGCAGCGGACGCGATCCGTGCTGACGACGAGCTGGGGCTGTGA
- a CDS encoding ABC transporter ATP-binding protein: protein MADGTIVCEGLVRIFTAQGVEVQALQGLDLRMATGEMVALVGASGSGKSTLLGILAGLDQPTAGSARVAGHDLVTMKGAERLEYRRHSVGFIWQQSARNLLPYLSASENIAMVHEVAGVVPRAERSTVSAELLGVLGVAEVADRRPAAMSGGQRQRVAIAVALANRPRVLLADEPTGELDELTSAEVLAAMETVNRERGVTTLIVTHDAGVTEHVERTVRIRDGRTSTETLRRAGTDHEGRAVRTAQEYAVLDRAGRMQLPADFVSALELRERVQLSLEPDHVRVAPGQTRRAQPGAGAEPERERAGASDADAPRTPPDDPADSTEVAP, encoded by the coding sequence ATGGCGGACGGGACGATCGTGTGCGAGGGGCTCGTGCGGATCTTCACCGCGCAGGGCGTCGAAGTGCAGGCGCTGCAGGGGCTGGACCTGCGGATGGCGACGGGAGAGATGGTCGCTCTGGTCGGGGCCTCAGGATCCGGCAAGAGCACGCTGCTCGGGATCCTCGCAGGACTCGATCAGCCCACCGCCGGGTCGGCCCGCGTCGCTGGGCACGATCTGGTGACGATGAAGGGCGCTGAACGGCTGGAGTACCGTCGCCACAGCGTCGGGTTCATCTGGCAGCAGTCCGCGCGCAACCTGCTCCCGTATCTCTCGGCCAGCGAGAACATCGCGATGGTGCACGAAGTCGCGGGCGTCGTCCCGCGCGCCGAGCGGTCGACGGTCTCCGCCGAGCTGCTGGGAGTGCTCGGTGTGGCCGAGGTCGCCGACCGGCGTCCGGCCGCGATGTCTGGCGGACAGCGGCAGCGTGTCGCGATCGCGGTCGCCCTCGCGAACCGACCGCGCGTCCTGCTCGCGGATGAGCCGACCGGAGAGCTCGACGAGCTGACCAGTGCCGAAGTGCTCGCCGCCATGGAGACCGTGAACCGCGAACGCGGCGTGACCACGCTCATCGTCACGCACGACGCCGGCGTCACCGAGCACGTCGAGCGCACCGTGCGCATTCGCGACGGCCGCACGTCCACCGAGACCCTGCGCCGTGCCGGTACCGACCACGAGGGCCGAGCAGTGCGCACCGCCCAGGAATACGCCGTGCTCGATCGGGCGGGCCGCATGCAGCTGCCGGCCGACTTCGTCTCGGCTCTCGAACTGCGCGAACGCGTGCAGCTCTCGCTCGAACCCGACCATGTGCGGGTCGCGCCAGGGCAGACGCGCAGGGCACAGCCTGGGGCCGGCGCCGAGCCGGAGCGGGAGCGCGCTGGCGCGTCGGATGCTGATGCCCCGCGCACCCCGCCTGACGATCCCGCTGATTCGACGGAGGTGGCCCCGTGA
- a CDS encoding ABC transporter ATP-binding protein, whose translation MSAVLRAESLSRVFPSPTGDVVAVREAELTVEAGELVVVAGRSGAGKSTLLTMLGGLDRPTGGRVLIDGTDLADPTTDLSALLGSRVASIFQNAGLIPVLSAAENVEVPLRIRRVDPDERDRRVVEALTDVGLEDAARQRPGELSGGQQQRVGIARALVMAPGILLADEPTGQLDSETGAQIMNLIARLVHERGTAAVVATHDPAMLERADRVFDLHDGVLRLRQG comes from the coding sequence GTGAGCGCTGTGCTGAGAGCTGAATCGCTGTCGCGGGTCTTCCCGAGCCCCACCGGCGATGTCGTCGCGGTGCGCGAGGCGGAGCTGACAGTGGAGGCCGGTGAGCTGGTCGTGGTGGCCGGACGGTCGGGGGCGGGCAAGTCCACGCTGCTGACGATGCTCGGGGGATTGGATCGTCCCACCGGCGGGAGGGTGCTCATCGACGGCACCGACCTCGCCGACCCGACGACCGACCTCTCCGCGCTGCTCGGATCGCGCGTCGCTTCGATCTTCCAGAATGCCGGTCTTATCCCGGTGCTCTCTGCGGCCGAGAATGTCGAGGTGCCGCTGCGCATCCGCCGCGTCGACCCCGACGAGCGCGACCGTCGCGTCGTCGAGGCGCTCACCGATGTAGGGCTGGAGGATGCGGCCAGGCAGCGGCCAGGCGAGCTTTCGGGCGGGCAGCAGCAGCGTGTCGGCATCGCCCGCGCACTCGTGATGGCGCCGGGGATCCTGCTCGCGGACGAGCCCACAGGACAGCTGGACAGCGAGACGGGGGCGCAGATCATGAACCTGATCGCGCGTCTCGTGCACGAGCGCGGCACGGCGGCAGTCGTCGCGACACACGACCCCGCGATGCTCGAGCGCGCGGATCGCGTGTTCGACCTGCACGACGGAGTGCTGCGCCTGCGTCAGGGCTGA
- a CDS encoding class I adenylate-forming enzyme family protein, whose product MIVSGRQRGRKMSERTMTWQSTYHWAEQKPDAEALVSAEQRLTWAQTKQAVDRFAASLWAQGVRKGDRIAMMSAARPEFLIAMMATNRVGGIWLGINPKMTESEIQYLLEDSTPSVLIAARMFAGSDQAEKIRSIRGMSASLKHVFTIGEAFDDAISYDAATSDSVDPSALDALPPVSEDDDAVILYTSGSTGKPKGVVHTHKSLVTNAAMECELFPIQGHSRLLLHFPINHVAAVVEFGLAAIHGGACLVFMESFDPVACLKMIETERITMVGQIPAMFLLQFRTAEFSQTDFSSVERFIWAGAAAPRLMIDILGEIAAKVGARLVTGYGSTETAGFVTYTTQDETVDRLARSAGKMAPGWEMRIDAPVSARGDSPIGEVLVRGDFLFDRYWQNDEATRNAIDADGWFHTSDVGYLDERGYLYLTGRSSDMYKSGGENIFPREVEEVLETDEGVLMSAVVPVPDDIFQEIGWAYVMPKGDRQLVEAELRAHCVAHLANYKVPKRIFVLPMLPMLPNGKIDKKSLQAQALATLEAAQ is encoded by the coding sequence TTGATCGTTTCTGGACGGCAGAGAGGCCGGAAAATGAGTGAGCGCACCATGACGTGGCAGTCGACCTACCACTGGGCAGAGCAGAAGCCGGATGCGGAGGCGCTGGTGTCGGCGGAGCAACGCCTCACCTGGGCGCAGACGAAGCAGGCGGTCGACAGATTCGCTGCCTCCCTGTGGGCCCAAGGCGTGCGCAAGGGCGATCGGATCGCGATGATGTCGGCCGCACGGCCCGAGTTCCTGATCGCGATGATGGCCACGAACCGTGTCGGTGGGATCTGGCTGGGCATCAATCCGAAGATGACCGAGAGCGAGATCCAGTACCTGCTCGAAGACAGCACGCCATCTGTCCTGATCGCTGCGCGCATGTTCGCAGGCAGTGACCAGGCCGAGAAGATCCGCAGCATCCGAGGCATGAGCGCTTCGCTGAAGCACGTCTTCACCATCGGTGAGGCATTCGACGACGCGATCAGCTACGACGCCGCGACCTCCGACAGCGTCGACCCATCGGCGCTGGATGCCCTGCCACCCGTCTCTGAAGACGACGATGCTGTGATCCTGTACACCTCGGGATCGACGGGAAAGCCCAAGGGCGTAGTGCACACGCACAAGAGCCTTGTCACCAACGCTGCCATGGAGTGCGAACTCTTCCCCATCCAGGGGCACTCCCGACTGCTTCTGCATTTTCCGATCAATCATGTGGCTGCGGTCGTCGAGTTCGGACTCGCGGCGATCCATGGTGGAGCCTGCCTCGTCTTCATGGAGAGCTTTGATCCGGTCGCCTGCTTGAAGATGATCGAGACCGAGCGCATCACGATGGTCGGCCAGATTCCGGCGATGTTCCTGCTTCAGTTCCGAACCGCGGAGTTCAGCCAGACAGACTTCAGCAGCGTCGAGCGCTTCATCTGGGCGGGGGCCGCTGCGCCGCGCCTGATGATCGACATCCTCGGCGAAATCGCGGCAAAGGTCGGCGCCCGCCTCGTCACCGGCTACGGCAGCACCGAGACCGCAGGCTTTGTCACCTACACCACGCAAGACGAGACGGTCGACCGGCTGGCTCGATCTGCCGGCAAGATGGCCCCGGGGTGGGAAATGCGCATCGATGCACCCGTCAGCGCACGCGGTGACTCGCCGATCGGCGAGGTGCTGGTACGCGGTGACTTCCTCTTCGACCGGTACTGGCAGAACGATGAGGCCACCCGTAACGCAATCGACGCAGATGGCTGGTTCCACACCTCAGATGTCGGCTACCTCGACGAGCGCGGCTACCTGTACCTCACCGGGCGCAGCAGCGACATGTACAAGAGCGGGGGCGAGAACATCTTCCCGCGCGAGGTCGAGGAAGTACTCGAGACCGATGAAGGCGTGCTGATGTCGGCGGTCGTTCCGGTACCCGACGACATCTTCCAAGAGATCGGCTGGGCCTACGTCATGCCGAAGGGCGACCGTCAGTTGGTGGAAGCCGAACTGCGGGCGCACTGCGTCGCGCACCTGGCGAACTACAAGGTGCCGAAGCGCATCTTCGTGCTTCCGATGCTCCCGATGCTCCCCAACGGCAAGATCGACAAGAAGTCGTTGCAGGCCCAAGCCCTCGCGACACTCGAGGCTGCACAATGA
- a CDS encoding MaoC family dehydratase N-terminal domain-containing protein — protein MNDISLDWLGVRTTPFQHLVGERQLMNFAAAVQSTRHAFYDDRAADGLAAFPTFSSYYSWRAVAQLWEQLRELGASDRVMNQQVHYRSVITNHREFVAGETVTVVAEVTGLRQHKAGTLLATTVDMRAADGTLICQELAEGMLRGIESPAGAHQFARAAAPTLAGPAKRNLDVRIQVGPLLAHQYDAGADIHFPIHTSARAAHDAGLPGIIVQGSATLGICVDNVLDWLLPSADRAFVSQVEGSFGTFLRPGTDVQLRAEASAWNDGMAEVVFSLFSQDEKEIIRNGYIAVTAAGAGRSIGSGRS, from the coding sequence ATGAATGACATCAGCTTGGACTGGCTGGGCGTGCGCACGACGCCGTTCCAGCACCTGGTCGGCGAACGCCAGTTGATGAACTTCGCAGCGGCCGTGCAATCGACTCGACACGCGTTCTATGACGACCGTGCCGCCGACGGTCTGGCTGCATTCCCCACTTTCAGCTCGTACTATTCCTGGCGCGCGGTGGCTCAGCTCTGGGAGCAGCTGCGCGAGCTGGGTGCCAGTGACCGGGTGATGAACCAGCAGGTCCACTACCGCTCGGTGATCACCAACCATCGCGAGTTCGTGGCGGGCGAGACCGTGACCGTCGTCGCTGAGGTGACCGGACTTCGGCAGCACAAGGCTGGCACGCTGTTGGCCACGACAGTGGACATGAGGGCGGCGGACGGCACTCTGATCTGCCAGGAGCTCGCTGAGGGGATGCTCCGCGGCATCGAGTCTCCTGCCGGTGCGCACCAGTTCGCCCGCGCAGCAGCGCCGACGTTGGCAGGTCCAGCGAAGCGGAACCTGGATGTGCGCATCCAGGTCGGGCCGCTGCTCGCGCATCAGTACGATGCAGGCGCAGACATCCACTTTCCCATCCACACCTCGGCCCGGGCCGCTCACGACGCAGGCCTGCCCGGCATCATCGTTCAGGGCTCGGCGACACTGGGGATCTGCGTCGACAACGTTCTTGACTGGCTCCTGCCATCAGCAGACCGTGCATTCGTATCTCAGGTCGAAGGGTCGTTCGGCACCTTCCTGCGGCCGGGAACCGACGTCCAGCTGCGCGCAGAAGCGAGCGCGTGGAACGATGGCATGGCAGAGGTGGTGTTCTCGCTGTTCTCGCAGGATGAAAAGGAGATCATCAGAAATGGGTACATCGCAGTCACTGCCGCCGGCGCTGGCAGATCGATTGGTTCCGGCCGTTCTTGA
- a CDS encoding TetR/AcrR family transcriptional regulator: MSPSTIYRYFDTKEDLVFYVLSEKMKEIAVEVRDQIQGVDDTREMMRRVFWGTLDYYDRNPGVAVTAFITIPLRSWMRSTSYTETARDVNDIIGHVYAHGMAHGDIDPAIRADDITDQYFMNCYRQIHTWHFHGMQKSLTSQVDRFFPLVWKVMSRCEPS, from the coding sequence GTGAGTCCCAGCACCATCTACCGCTACTTCGACACCAAGGAAGACCTCGTCTTCTACGTTCTCAGCGAGAAGATGAAGGAGATCGCGGTTGAAGTCCGCGACCAGATTCAAGGCGTGGACGACACTCGAGAGATGATGCGTCGCGTGTTCTGGGGGACGCTGGACTACTACGATCGCAATCCCGGCGTGGCAGTCACGGCGTTCATCACGATTCCGCTGCGCAGTTGGATGCGATCGACCTCCTACACCGAGACCGCCCGCGACGTGAACGACATCATCGGCCACGTGTACGCGCACGGCATGGCGCACGGTGACATCGACCCTGCGATCCGCGCAGACGACATCACCGATCAGTACTTCATGAACTGCTACCGGCAGATCCACACCTGGCACTTCCACGGAATGCAGAAGAGCTTGACCTCTCAGGTGGATCGATTCTTCCCCCTCGTCTGGAAGGTCATGTCCCGCTGCGAACCGTCGTGA
- a CDS encoding calcium:proton antiporter, whose amino-acid sequence MPASALRASSLLRTVLTPTAIFRLVLGWGSFAALMALAPLLEGPLSTPVLWLVLLAIVAVITVSAFGVVTEAEHLARRLGDPYGTLVLTLSIVLIEVILISAVLLGPGEHPTIARDSVMAVSMIILNLVIGVALIVGSLRHRALRANTTGVFTYLALLVVLLATAFAFPALIGVEGSYTTGQAIAISVLTVLLYVFFLIRQMGAQREDFQEVVPVTSSAAEPRADVRQVLVQHRAEIIARTALLVATVTPIVLLSHDMATLLDDALGRMGAPVALSGVLIAMIVFLPETITTIRAAYTGELQRVSNLCHGALVSTVGLTIPAVLTIGMLTGQPIILGESPTSLTLLALTLLLTFATFAGKRVSALHGAAHLMLFVIYGIAVFA is encoded by the coding sequence ATGCCTGCATCCGCGCTTCGCGCATCCTCTCTCCTTCGCACCGTGCTGACGCCGACGGCGATCTTCCGTCTGGTGCTCGGCTGGGGCTCGTTCGCCGCTCTCATGGCGCTGGCACCGCTGCTCGAAGGCCCCCTGTCGACACCAGTGCTGTGGCTCGTGCTGCTGGCGATCGTCGCCGTCATCACGGTGAGCGCGTTCGGCGTGGTCACCGAGGCCGAGCACCTGGCGCGACGACTTGGCGACCCGTACGGCACGCTGGTGCTGACGCTGTCGATCGTGCTGATCGAGGTGATCCTCATCTCGGCGGTGCTGCTGGGGCCCGGCGAGCATCCCACGATCGCGCGCGATTCAGTGATGGCCGTGTCGATGATCATCCTGAATCTGGTCATCGGCGTGGCGCTGATCGTCGGCAGTCTGCGGCACAGGGCGCTGCGCGCCAACACCACCGGCGTATTCACGTATCTGGCGCTGCTGGTCGTGCTGCTGGCGACCGCATTCGCGTTCCCCGCGCTGATCGGCGTAGAAGGGTCGTACACGACCGGCCAGGCGATCGCGATCAGCGTGTTGACGGTGCTGCTGTACGTGTTCTTCCTGATCCGACAGATGGGGGCACAGCGGGAGGACTTCCAGGAGGTCGTCCCCGTCACGTCATCCGCAGCGGAACCGCGCGCTGATGTCCGTCAGGTGCTCGTGCAGCACCGCGCCGAGATCATCGCCCGCACCGCACTTCTGGTCGCCACGGTCACACCGATCGTGCTGCTCTCGCACGACATGGCCACGCTTCTCGACGACGCCCTCGGGCGCATGGGCGCCCCCGTGGCGCTGTCTGGAGTGCTCATCGCGATGATCGTCTTCCTGCCCGAGACGATCACGACGATCCGCGCCGCGTACACGGGTGAGCTGCAGCGCGTGAGCAACCTGTGTCACGGCGCGCTGGTCTCGACCGTCGGCCTGACGATCCCCGCCGTGCTGACGATCGGGATGCTGACCGGCCAGCCGATCATCCTCGGTGAGAGTCCCACGTCCTTGACGCTGCTGGCGCTGACGCTGCTGCTGACGTTCGCGACGTTCGCCGGCAAGCGCGTGAGCGCCCTGCACGGCGCCGCGCACCTGATGCTGTTCGTGATCTACGGCATCGCGGTGTTCGCATAG